A single genomic interval of Nocardioides palaemonis harbors:
- a CDS encoding SRPBCC family protein — translation MARFSLSRTTRVEAGPVRVHALVDDFREWQKWSPWEDVDPALHREYTGPDHGVGATYRWSGNKKAGEGRMTITGSTPTSVVVDLEFLKPFRATNVTTFDLAPVGDATEVTWTMTGERNAAMSLLGRLFFDTAFGRDFEKGLASLKAEAERP, via the coding sequence ATGGCCCGCTTCTCGCTCTCCCGCACCACCCGTGTCGAGGCCGGACCGGTCCGCGTCCACGCCCTCGTCGACGACTTCCGCGAGTGGCAGAAGTGGTCGCCCTGGGAGGACGTCGACCCCGCCCTGCACCGCGAGTACACCGGGCCCGACCACGGGGTCGGAGCGACCTACCGCTGGTCGGGCAACAAGAAGGCCGGGGAGGGCCGGATGACGATCACCGGGTCGACGCCGACGTCCGTGGTCGTCGACCTGGAGTTCCTCAAGCCGTTCAGGGCCACCAACGTCACCACGTTCGACCTCGCGCCGGTCGGCGACGCCACCGAGGTCACGTGGACGATGACGGGGGAGCGCAACGCCGCGATGTCGCTGCTCGGCCGGCTCTTCTTCGACACGGCGTTCGGCCGGGACTTCGAGAAGGGGCTGGCCTCC